Proteins found in one Poecilia reticulata strain Guanapo linkage group LG6, Guppy_female_1.0+MT, whole genome shotgun sequence genomic segment:
- the n4bp1 gene encoding NEDD4-binding protein 1, giving the protein MSTTRPLLGMRRITELACPEQPGNRLPASAGRQQAEAPTVDEFTVLEDKEEELKCARPRVEQVFKVTFTIIGLLDHTGQPHGSKTSRQIWLQLRGNRDDVSKAKEYVRGLCDPELQKEEHYPTDMHCIFAGARGLFLDRLIRDTSAEVLVPEPGRLWLVGRAEPVVMAQSRVQQFVALFQEKKSLPSDREPAVKRAFKSFVEERDDKYTMELLLLPSALKEELLGLVHSPTSTNTSALVNQALLPSMAEIDQDRSQSSTPVTELSNRILDTSFEEKGGSAAVCTGGKAGLGPEAVLLNGTRPSHKRRSSESETRDTKRQYSLERKEESPERTARERPRDREVRGAGSSCRSKTPSASCTLSSSSSCYSGKANTVAGPITQESGEALPDDGEAVSPETNLRCLVNFFRTMGYQQEVVERVVKATGQTEDTFLILEKIVEETKRCEQDCKVGDRERRMNSVRPADTLCSSSSSSSSSSSASSMSSRFREKELGDSGRSKENIKPSQRGGSSNGLGHRRKCSGSETSTQQAITIKRSSSAQGGAGNYEVITIDDDDNIIPTSAKTADGRMSRIMTMPHPDPTQSGSRTDYLARGGGGVTQRDYLSRCGTQTLGGPVKVESVTALRSTPQWLSNASLASTPSSTQPINRTAASAYQTISHVNFQGGVARTPPANDPPAPPVTGLARFHQSLRTQFTLNLPNERGNPDLRHIIIDGSNVAMAHGLHRFFSCRGIALAVEMFWRRGHREITVFVPQWRQKRDRLATEQHFLNQLEDLRLLSFTPSREVCGQRISSHDDRFLLHLAEKTDGIIVTNDNLRDFVDTSDTWRRIIQERLLQFTFVEDHFMIPDDPLGKNGPHLDDFLRKDNRRVSPPLFHPPDFRASSQQQPPVNVQTLRNSASLTAHPTAHWPHSGPPEWHPPRRSPSPSPAPPPQRSPGETSELKRKLYDIFPDQKQRIDRILSDNPYMRDLNALSGLLLG; this is encoded by the exons ATGTCAACAACTCGGCCTCTGCTCGGAATGAGACGAATCACCGAGCTCGCGTGCCCGGAACAGCCGGGCAACAGGCTCCCTGCGTCGGCTGGGAGGCAGCAAGCGGAGGCCCCCACAGTGGACGAGTTTACGGTCTTGGAGGACAAAGAAGAGGAGCTAAAGTGTGCCAGGCCCCGAGTGGAGCAAGTTTTTAAAGTGACGTTTACAATTATTGGTCTATTGGACCACACAGGACAGCCGCACGGCAGCAAAACATCCCGGCAGATATGGCTGCAGCTCCGGGGCAACAGAGACGACGTGTCCAAGGCGAAG GAGTATGTTCGAGGGCTCTGCGACCCGGAGCTGCAGAAAGAGGAGCACTATCCCACGGACATGCACTGCATCTTCGCCGGGGCCCGGGGCCTCTTCCTGGACAGGCTCATACGGGACACCAGCGCCGAGGTTCTGGTGCCGGAGCCGGGCCGTCTGTGGCTGGTGGGCCGAGCTGAGCCCGTTGTGATGGCGCAAAGCAGAGTTCAGCAGTTTGTTGCTCTCTTCCAA gAGAAGAAGAGTCTGCCAAGTGACAGAGAACCGGCGGTGAAGCGAGCGTTCAAGTCTTTCGTGGAGGAAAGAGATGATAAATACACCAtggagctcctgctgctgcccaGTGCCCTGAAGGAGGAGTTACTGGGACTGGTTCACAGCCCCACCAGCACAAACACATCGGCACTG GTCAACCAGGCGCTGCTTCCCAGCATGGCGGAGATCGACCAGGACCGCTCACAGAGCAGCACTCCGGTGACGGAGCTCTCCAACCGCATCCTGGACACCAGCTTTGAGGAGAAAGGCGGTTCGGCGGCCGTCTGCACAGGCGGGAAAGCGGGTTTGGGTCCAGAGGCGGTCCTGCTCAACGGCACCCGACCCTCACACAAGCGGCGCTCGTCCGAGAGCGAGACTCGGGACACAAAGAGACAATACTCCCTGGAACGGAAGGAGGAGTCGCCAGAGAGGACGGCGAGGGAGCGTCCTCGGGACAGGGAGGTCCGGGGCgctggcagcagctgcaggtccaAAACCCCGTCTGCTTCCTGTacgctctcctcctcctcctcctgctacTCAGGGAAAGCAAACACGGTGGCCGGTCCGATCACACAGGAGTCCGGCGAGGCCTTACCAGATGACGGCGAGGCCGTCAGCCCGGAAACCAACCTCCGCTGCCTGGTGAACTTTTTCAG AACCATGGGCTACCAGCAGGAAGTGGTGGAGCGCGTCGTCAAGGCGACGGGGCAGACAGAGGACACCTTTCTAATCCTGGAGAAAATAGTTGAAGAAACCAAACGTTGTGAGCAGGACTGCAAAGTAGGGGACAGAGAGAGACGAATGAACTCCGTGCGTCCCGCTGACAccctctgctcctcttcctcctcctcgtcctcgtcTTCGTCGGCCTCGTCAATGTCGTCCCGTTTCAGGGAAAAGGAGCTGGGAGACTCTGGGAGGTCGAAAGAGAACATAAAGCCGAGTCAGCGAGGAGGAAGCAGCAACGGGTTGGGACACCGGCGGAAGTGCAGCGGCAGTGAGACGAGCACTCAGCAG GCCATCACAATCAAGAGAAGCTCCAGTGCTCAGGGCGGAGCGGGGAACTACGAGGTGATTACGATCGACGACGATGACAACATCATCCCCACCAGCGCCAAAACGGCAGACGGTCGAATGTCCCGGATAATGACGATGCCGCACCCTGACCCCACGCAGTCCGGGTCCCGAACAGACTACCTGGCGCGGGGAGGGGGCGGGGTCACGCAGCGGGACTACCTGTCTCGATGCGGGACTCAAACTTTGGGCGGACCAGTGAAGGTGGAGAGCGTTACGGCGCTGCGCAGCACGCCGCAGTGGCTGAGTAACGCCTCTCTGGCTTCAACTCCCAGC TCGACTCAGCCCATCAACCGGACCGCAGCCTCTGCCTACCAGACCATCAGCCATGTGAACTTCCAGGGCGGCGTGGCCCGGACCCCGCCTGCCAACGACCCGCCAGCCCCGCCGGTCACCGGCCTGGCCCGGTTCCACCAGTCGCTGCGGACCCAGTTCACCTTGAACCTGCCGAACGAGCGGGGGAACCCGGACCTCAGGCACATCATCATAGACGGCAGCAACGTGGCGATGGC tcaTGGCCTTCACCGGTTCTTTTCGTGCCGCGGCATTGCTCTGGCCGTGGAAATGTTCTGGCGGAGAGGCCACAGGGAGATCACCGTGTTCGTTCCACAGTGGCGCCAGAAGAGAGACCGACTCGCTACAG aGCAACACTTTCTGAACCAGCTGGAAGACCTGCGGCTGCTGTCCTTCACCCCCTCCAGAGAAGTCTGCGGCCAGAGAATATCTTCACATGACGACAG gtTCCTGCTCCACCTAGCAGAGAAGACGGACGGGATAATCGTCACCAACGACAACCTGCGGGACTTTGTCGACACCTCGGACACATGGCGTCGGATCATTCAGGAGAG ACTTCTTCAGTTTACCTTCGTTGAGGATCACTTCATGATTCCCGACGACCCGCTTGGAAAAAACGGACCCCACCTGGACGACTTCTTGCGGAAAGACAACAG GAGAGTTTCCCCGCCGCTGTTCCACCCTCCGGATTTCCGGGCCTCGTCCCAGCAGCAGCCGCCCGTTAACGTCCAGACTCTGCGTAACTCCGCCTCCCTGACGGCTCACCCCACCGCACACTGGCCGCACTCCGGGCCGCCCGAGTGGCACCCGCCGCGCCGCTCTCCCTCGCCGTCGCCTGCCCCGCCGCCGCAGCGGTCGCCGGGGGAGACGTCAGAGCTGAAGAGGAAGTTGTACGATATCTTTCCTGACCAGAAGCAGCGGATCGACCGGATCCTCAGCGACAACCCGTACATGAGAGACCTGAACGCGCTGTCGGGTCTGCTGCTGGGGTGA